A single window of Aspergillus puulaauensis MK2 DNA, chromosome 5, nearly complete sequence DNA harbors:
- a CDS encoding NAD(P)/FAD-dependent oxidoreductase (COG:S;~EggNog:ENOG410PVYX;~InterPro:IPR006076,IPR036188;~PFAM:PF01266;~go_function: GO:0016491 - oxidoreductase activity [Evidence IEA];~go_process: GO:0055114 - oxidation-reduction process [Evidence IEA]) codes for MKHFPVQHQTLQDLARSPIFQSENQGDSMVVQSAPVGPVLVIGGGIVGASIAWHLAKEKDVIIIAETLGGVVTPKSFSWLNAAGATQKYYYDFRRRSIARWAEIHNELPGLPISWGGTLTCDRTPDERAKFQERQCTWGTTIRRLSQTSLAALEPEIDDAQFSSVEWGLHVPEEGTIEAHVAAAQLIAHAESLGAKVLKTSVTGFLRHENRRISGVVTGCGEVRGSHVVLAAGLGSVPLLALENIKLPMYSREGLLVNTTPTQKRYLNTLVRLPDLHMRQTLDGRIRFGATFAGGKPGDDPQATAEELFKRVQKAFKRGSELEFDNYTIGVRPDPQDGYPILGSTGLDGLDVAVMHSGVTNAALVGELLSKKILHGIEDPMLDHFRLARFRTSYTRL; via the coding sequence ATGAAACATTTTCCAGTGCAGCATCAGACCCTACAGGACCTGGCAAGATCTCCTATATTTCAGAGCGAAAACCAAGGCGACAGCATGGTCGTTCAATCTGCCCCAGTCGGGCCAGTCCTCGTcattggcggcggcatcgtTGGTGCCTCAATAGCCTGGCATTtggccaaggagaaggatgtcATTATCATCGCAGAAACACTTGGCGGCGTGGTGACTCCGAAATCATTTTCCTGGCTCAATGCAGCTGGTGCAACGcagaaatattattatgaTTTCCGACGCCGCTCCATCGCACGCTGGGCTGAAATTCACAACGAGCTGCCCGGCCTCCCGATCTCCTGGGGCGGGACCTTGACTTGCGACAGAACCCCAGACGAGCGTGCAAAATTCCAGGAACGTCAATGTACCTGGGGTACAACCATCAGGCGCCTGAGCCAAACCAGCCTTGCTGCCCTCGAGCCTGAAATTGACGATGCCCAATTCTCGTCGGTGGAATGGGGCCTTCATGTTCCCGAAGAGGGTACCATCGAAGCACACGTGGCTGCAGCTCAACTCATCGCTCACGCCGAATCGCTGGGTGCTAAAGTGCTCAAGACAAGTGTCACCGGATTCTTGAGGCATGAGAACCGCCGAATTTCAGGTGTGGTGACAGGTTGTGGGGAGGTTCGTGGTAGTCACGTCGTTCTAgctgctggtcttggaaGCGTTCCATTATTGGCACTAGAGAATATCAAGCTCCCTATGTACAGCAGAGAGGGCCTCCTTGTCAATACCACGCCGACTCAGAAACGATACCTGAACACTTTGGTCCGTTTACCAGACCTGCACATGCGCCAGACACTCGATGGCCGCATTCGGTTCGGTGCTACCTTTGCTGGTGGAAAACCCGGTGATGATCCGCAAGCGACCGCAGAGGAGCTTTTCAAACGGGTGCAAAAGGCCTTCAAGAGGGGAAGTGAGCTCGAGTTTGACAACTACACTATTGGTGTACGGCCTGATCCGCAGGATGGGTATCCCATCCTCGGGTCAACGGGCttggatgggctggatgtggCTGTGATGCACTCTGGTGTCACAAATGCTGCGCTTGTTGGCGAGCTCCTCTCCAAGAAGATTCTACACGGCATCGAAGATCCAATGCTCGATCACTTTCGGCTAGCTCGGTTTAGAACGAGTTACACAAGGCTCTAG
- a CDS encoding Zn(II)2Cys6 transcription factor (COG:S;~EggNog:ENOG410PVJ4;~InterPro:IPR036864,IPR007219,IPR001138;~PFAM:PF00172,PF04082;~go_function: GO:0000981 - DNA-binding transcription factor activity, RNA polymerase II-specific [Evidence IEA];~go_function: GO:0003677 - DNA binding [Evidence IEA];~go_function: GO:0008270 - zinc ion binding [Evidence IEA];~go_process: GO:0006351 - transcription, DNA-templated [Evidence IEA];~go_process: GO:0006355 - regulation of transcription, DNA-templated [Evidence IEA]) produces MSSPIATRQIMRRRRRPGNRANRACVHCKEKKLKCDEKIPSCANCHRFHLTCLVKDPETHKLRPRNYLETLEERLASIEQRETQHPSDASSSSPPALPTSADSSRSLPMFLSETEDSPAGDLPARVGFLDFKATQAEPQYLGSSSSFAFAHLINSSLRGALPHKPSAPLLAPEKVESAPLPCLLPEYHIATTLSNAYFDNIHTQYPFLHEPTFRHYEAQVLFSSTDLSDPGTLSIPMFFLNMVYAVGARIVPGYQHLAEPLYSSAQLYPEVLLLDNLEAIQAILCYAMYSLRSTKGPSLWKLSGLALRQCIELGYHRSAKRGLSKRDPLHAELSKRVFWVAQGIDVSYALLLGRPLGIQLNEVDAELPLDISDSLISASGIHETPRTSADGVPTVMSNAIHVMRLRRIWARIYTLVYSPAAFQDANEETRRASIMQLRADLEQWRVTAPEPPPRHGQTLSIFATKAWYELNYCGSILHLYRSQLAEGKQTPDNIFIDCLEAASFVCQEYRRQYIGTSVKHTWRTLHCLFLAGLTYLHCLWTSPAACRSVQYQEASKTCIDCTMVLVVIAEAWEGAAPYRDIFEILASHTMSMIISRSQQSQPPPQGPALADTSEREAVSRRISVIDDMGMLNVFDDLLVGFVDNFGPYNDMAEVEL; encoded by the exons ATGTCATCTCCAATAGCAACCAGGCAGATCATGAGAAGGCGGCGGAGGCCTGGAAACAGAGCAAACCGGGCATGCGTACATTgcaaggaaaagaaactgAAG TGCGACGAAAAGATTCCATCTTGCGCAAACTGCCATCGCTTTCACCTGA CCTGCCTTGTCAAAGACCCCGAGACTCATAAACTACGGCCGAGGAACTACCTCGAAACCTTGGAGGAACGCCTTGCCTCAATCGAGCAGCGTGAGACCCAACATCCATCCGATGCCAgttcctcatcgccgcctgcTTTACCCACCAGTGCTGATAGCAGCCGGTCCTTGCCCATGTTTCTGTCGGAAACCGAAGACAGCCCAGCCGGCGATCTGCCTGCGCGGGTTGGATTCCTAGACTTTAAAGCCACCCAAGCTGAGCCTCAATACTTGggttcctcttcttcgtttGCCTTTGCGCATCTAATCAACTCCTCACTTCGAGGGGCGCTTCCTCACAAGCCATCCGCACCGCTGCTCGCGCCTGAGAAAGTCGAAAGCGCCCCGCTGCCATGCCTGTTACCGGAGTATCACATCGCCACCACGCTCAGCAATGCCTACTTCGATAACATCCATACACAGTATCCATTTCTCCACGAGCCGACGTTCAGACACTACGAGGCACAGGTCCTCTTCTCGTCTACTGATTTGAGTGATCCTGGCACTCTATCGATACCCATGTTCTTCCTGAATATG GTATATGCTGTGGGTGCCCGCATTGTTCCTGGGTACCAGCATTTGGCAGAG CCACTGTATAGCTCCGCTCAGCTATACCCCGAAGTGCTGCTGCTAGACAATCTTGAGGCAATCCAAGCGATTCTTTGTTATGCCATGTACTCACTTCGATCTACAAAAGGCCCATCTCTGTG GAAACTCTCGGGACTGGCCTTGAGACAATGCATAGAATTAGGATACCACCGTAGTGCGAAGCGCGGTCTCTCGAAGCGGGACCCCCTCCACGCTGAGTTGAGCAAAAGAGTCTTTTGGGTTGCTCAAGGCATAGATGTTTCCTACGCTCTTCTGCTCGGGCGACCCTTGGGAATACAGCTTAATGAGGTCGATGCTGAG CTGCCGCTAGACATCAGCGACTCCTTGATATCCGCATCAGGCATCCATGAAACTCCTAGGACTTCGGCCGACGGAGTTCCGACGGTCATGTCCAATGCCATCCACGTCATGCGCCTACGGCGAATCTGGGCGAGAATCTATACTCTGGTCTATTCGCCAGCTGCATTTCAGGATGCGAATGAGGAGACTCGTCGTGCCTCGATCATGCAGCTGCGCGCAGATCTAGAACAATGGCGAGTAACCGCCCCTGAGCCTCCCCCTCGGCATGGACAAACTCTCTCAATCTTCGCGACAAAGGCATGGTATGAACTCAATTACTGTGGGTCTATCCTCCACCTTTACCGCTCTCAGCTCGCAGAGGGCAAGCAGACCCCGGATAATATCTTTATCGACTGCTTGGAAGCGGCTAGCTTTGTTTGCCAGGAGTATCGCCGTCAGTACATCGGCACGTCTGTCAAGCATACGTGGCGCACGCTTCATTGCTTGTTTCTGGCCGGACTGACGTACTTGCATTGTCTCTGGACATCTCCTGCTGCCTGCCGGTCTGTACAGTATCAGGAGGCCAGCAAGACCTGTATCGATTGCACCATGGTACTGGTAGTAATAGCGGAAGCCTGGGAGGGGGCTGCTCCGTATCGCGACATCTTCGAGATCCTTGCGAGCCACACAATGTCAATGATAATCAGCCGCAGTCAGCAGTCACAACCCCCGCCACAAGGCCCCGCCTTGGCCGATACTTCAGAGCGAGAAGCTGTGTCACGTAGGATATCGGTCATTGATGATATGGGCATGCTGAACGTATTTGACGACCTACTGGTAGGCTTTGTAGACAATTTTGGACCCTATAACGACATGGCGGAAGTTGAGCTATGA
- a CDS encoding uncharacterized protein (COG:G;~EggNog:ENOG410PVZC;~InterPro:IPR005829,IPR005828,IPR003663,IPR036259, IPR020846;~PFAM:PF00083,PF07690;~TransMembrane:12 (i26-48o77-98i110-126o132-154i166-188o200-219i297-316o336-356i363-383o395-419i431-451o463-482i);~go_component: GO:0016020 - membrane [Evidence IEA];~go_component: GO:0016021 - integral component of membrane [Evidence IEA];~go_function: GO:0022857 - transmembrane transporter activity [Evidence IEA];~go_process: GO:0055085 - transmembrane transport [Evidence IEA]) codes for MGVKDAFARSSFSKYGRSIRETPRSIICNSTLLFSAMIYAFAGIPMTWDQGSSATIPSLPGFNKQFHVSSGSDAEAISTYVSIIYIGYAVGAALSFFVNDRIGRRWAFRLYSLVFIIGQMMVVGALNMGTLYAARIITGVGIGSLSVIGPMSIVEISPKEIRGLLTAMYTVSMGIALTSASFCVLGVHHNVPSSNLQYQIPAFSIATFLALCIASSFFISESPRWLMMVGRREEAVQTLVNLRRMPTDHPRIVTEVHDIETSLIMDWGDVHGNSNIWLIAKETFTVGSNLRRLQQVLVAYALAQLSGANSVTSYFIPIMSLLGDTGGTERHMFLSGMYGFSKLMFSIIAAFFFIDILGRRKSLFIGITAQMLSHLYIGVFMKFEQRGPVPRGASTFAIVMLFLHAFGYAVGLFILPYVFGGELWPNHIRSFGGAVGATFHWLFIYAIKFAFPKILSSMNNWGAFIFFAGWCFLGLLYTYLIVPEVAGLSVEEIDVIFQGPWYNAFRRSKRGAVLDGLEEGSIPGTGTDMKN; via the exons ATGGGTGTCAAGGATGCTTTTGCCCgatcttccttctccaagtACGGAAGGAGCATCCGAGAAACACCGCGGAGCATTATTTGCAACAGTACTTTGCTGTTTAGTGCTATGATCTATGCCTTTGCCGGCATTCCTATGA CATGGGACCAGGGTTCCTCCGCCACTATTCCTTCCCTGCCGGGTTTCAACAAGCAGTTCCATGTTTCTTCAGGGTCCGATGCCGAAGCCATTTCGACCTATGTGTCAATCATCTACATTGGCTATGCCGTTGGTGCGGCCTTGTCCTTCTTTGTGAACGACCGCATAGGCCGCCGATGGGCTTTTCGACTATACTCGTTGGTTTTCATCATCGGCcagatgatggtggtgggcgCCCTAAACATGGGCACACTCTATGCGGCTCGTATCATCACAGGTGTGGGTATTGGCTCGCTTAGTGTGATCGGACCCATGAGCATCGTTGAGATCTCTCCAAAGGAGATTCGTGGTCTGCTCACGGCCATGTACACCGTGTCCATGGGAATCGCCTTGACCTCTGCCAGTTTTTGCGTGCTAGGCGTCCACCATAACGtccccagcagcaacttGCAATACCAAATTCCGGCCTTCTCGATCGCCACTTTCCTGGCCTTGTGTATCGCCAgcagcttcttcatcagcGAATCGCCTCGATGGCTCATGATGGTCGGCCGCAGGGAGGAGGCAGTTCAAACGCTTGTCAACCTGCGACGCATGCCTACTGACCACCCACGGATTGTCACTGAAGTGCATGATATCGAGACCTCGCTCATCATGGACTGGGGCGATGTTCACGGTAACTCAAATATTTGGTTGATCGCCAAGGAGACTTTCACAGTAGGCTCCAACCTGCGGCGCTTACAGCAGGTGTTAGTTGCGTACGCGCTGGCTCAGCTTTCTGGTGCCAATTCGGTGACAAGctacttcatccccatcatgAGCCTTCTAGGCGACACCGGAGGCACTGAGAGACACATGTTCCTAAGCGGCATGTACGGGTTCTCGAAGCTCATGTTCAGCATTATTGCCGCCTTCTTTTTCATTGACATTCTTGGTCGTCGAAAGTCGCTTTTCATTGGCATCACCGCCCAGATGCTTTCTCATTTATACATAGGCGTCTTCATGAAGTTCGAACAGCGTGGCCCTGTTCCCAGGGGAGCGTCGACTTTCGCCATCGtcatgctcttcctccacgcCTTTGGGTACGCAGTTG GTCTTTTCATTCTCCCGTACGTCTTTGGTGGCGAGCTCTGGCCTAACCATATCCGTTCTTTTGGCGGAGCTGTGGGCGCAACATTCCACTGGCTGTTTATCTACGCTATCAAATTCGCTTTCCCCAAGATCTTGAGCTCGATGAACAACTGGGGCgcattcatcttcttcgctggcTGGTGCTTTTTGGGCTTACTTTATACCTATTTGATTGTCCCAGAGGTCGCTGGTCTGAGCgtcgaggagattgatgtGATCTTCCAAGGCCCGTGGTATAACGCCTTCAGACGTTCGAAACGTGGCGCTGTCCTTGACGGTCTCGAGGAGGGAAGCATACCCGGTACGGGAACCGACATGAAGAACTAA
- a CDS encoding uncharacterized protein (COG:G;~EggNog:ENOG410PJXI;~InterPro:IPR020846,IPR011701,IPR036259;~PFAM:PF07690;~TransMembrane:13 (i55-75o95-115i122-142o148-169i181-206o212-232i252-278o284-305i325-345o357-378i390-407o419-440i532-550o);~go_function: GO:0022857 - transmembrane transporter activity [Evidence IEA];~go_process: GO:0055085 - transmembrane transport [Evidence IEA]) has protein sequence MPPFDPEPANLRLESPREEYTIEQDPEKKADWEAPPEGLPEESGTKGRKIRGIRWMLICVSLYITCFLYGLDTTIAADVQGPVIAAFGHVDQFSWIGAGFPLGSVCVVLLLGTLFNTFNMKWVYIATVVLFEVGSAVCGAAPDMNALIVGRVIAGAGGSGIYLGSLQYFAVMTGEKERGLYMSLIAAFWGLGCVLGPLIGGAFAVSSATWRWAFYINLVIGAISAPAILLCLPPISLMQGVSMPDRLASIDFVGFVLGSGVWVSFLLAFTMAGGQWAWNDGRTIATFVVFGVVLVAYALQQYFAIFTTPARRAFPGHLLRDRTQVLLYIVTAAGITSVFVVVYYLPIYFQFVNNDGALMAAVRLLPFVVIAVAVNLVSGSLLHFIKLYKLIFLIASVFLLVGGGPLVAYLEPSTATGTIYGLSILAAVGSGLSMVTGYTVSTLTTRPEDTGAGLKMQNVSQIGGQVIALAIAGQIYRSRAIANLQSALAGHGYSSQEIGGAVAGAQSSLFQDLDVELRDKAVEAISQAMKTTFVLVPVAGGAMFIAAMFMKWEKLFGHSVAVGG, from the coding sequence ATGCCGCCTTTTGACCCTGAGCCAGCCAATCTTAGACTGGAATCTCCGCGTGAAGAATATACAATCGAGCAAGATCCCGAGAAAAAAGCCGACTGGGAGGCCCCCCCAGAGGGACTCCCTGAGGAATCGGGGACAAAGGGTCGAAAAATTCGCGGCATTCGCTGGATGTTGATATGCGTCTCGCTTTATATCACTTGTTTCCTGTACGGACTCGATACGACGATTGCGGCAGATGTTCAGGGCCCTGTCATCGCAGCATTTGGCCATGTCGATCAATTCTCCTGGATTGGAGCCGGGTTCCCACTGGGCTCCGTATGCGTTGTTCTCTTGCTTGGTACCCTTTTCAACACCTTCAACATGAAATGGGTCTACATTGCGACCGTGGTGCTTTTTGAGGTGGGTTCGGCTGTCTGTGGCGCTGCTCCAGACATGAACGCTCTGATTGTTGGCCGTGTCATTGCCGGGGCTGGGGGCAGCGGCATATACCTCGGATCACTACAATACTTTGCTGTCATGAccggggagaaggagcgTGGCCTTTATATGTCCCTCATCGCTGCCTTCTGGGGGCTTGGATGTGTTCTGGGGCCTCTTATTGGCGGCGCCTTTGCCGTGTCCTCAGCAACCTGGCGCTGGGCCTTTTACATCAATCTGGTTATTGGTGCCATCTCTGCTCCTGCAATCTTGCTATGCCTGCCACCTATCTCTCTGATGCAAGGCGTTAGCATGCCAGATAGGCTGGCTTCCATTGACTTTGTAGGCTTCGTGCTTGGCTCCGGGGTCTGGGTCAGCTTTCTCCTCGCATTTACAATGGCCGGTGGCCAATGGGCATGGAACGACGGGCGAACCATTGCGACATTTGTTGTATTTGGTGTGGTTCTGGTCGCCTATGCCTTGCAGCAATACTTTGCTATCTTCACCACGCCCGCTCGGCGTGCATTCCCCGGGCATCTGCTGCGAGACCGTACGCAGGTGCTCTTATACATCGTGACAGCCGCTGGAATTACGTCGGTATTCGTCGTCGTCTACTACCTTCCTATCTACTTTCAGTTTGTGAACAACGACGGAGCCCTTATGGCGGCCGTGCGTCTGTTACCATTTGTTGTCATCGCCGTGGCGGTCAACCTTGTCTCGGGGTCGCTCCTCCACTTCATCAAGCTCTACAAACTCATCTTTCTCATCGCCAGCGTCTTCTTGCTGGTAGGCGGTGGTCCCTTGGTGGCTTATTTGGAACCCAGTACGGCGACGGGCACTATCTATGGCTTGTCAATTCTCGCTGCAGTTGGTAGCGGTCTGTCGATGGTAACCGGCTATACGGTTTCAACATTGACTACGAGGCCCGAGGACACAGGCGCTGGACTGAAGATGCAGAATGTTTCCCAGATTGGTGGCCAGGTTATCGCACTCGCCATCGCGGGACAGATCTACCGATCGCGGGCCATTGCCAATCTGCAATCTGCTCTTGCTGGTCACGGATACTCGTCCCAAGAAATTGGGGGCGCGGTGGCCGGTGCACAGAGCTCACTGTTCCAGGACCTGGATGTTGAACTAAGGGACAAAGCAGTCGAGGCTATCTCAcaggcgatgaagacgacgtTTGTGCTGGTTCCTGTTGCGGGGGGCGCCATGTTCATTGCAGCCATGTTCATGAAGTGGGAGAAGCTCTTCGGGCattctgttgctgttggtggtTAA